In a genomic window of Mercenaria mercenaria strain notata chromosome 19, MADL_Memer_1, whole genome shotgun sequence:
- the LOC123541840 gene encoding iduronate 2-sulfatase-like, which produces MAVYRTINTLSYIQACIYLDVFWRNLFCLLLLSLFTKATGSPRNILFIMSDDLRPEIGAYINQDTSPPLNQHIYTPNLDKLARKSIVFHKAYVQSPLCAPSRASLLTGRRPDTTDVHTFVNLRGRKRSNFTTIPQYFKQQGYTSIGMGKIFHDGPTPAYDDPISWSEPFWRGVPNHESECCSWKAVPETALKNKPLKDQQVADRAVKTIRKLAIARKDSKPFFLAVGFKKPHLPFVFPDKFLKYYPQDDIVLPENRDIPVNMPRIAWSPLTYLKTFDDINVLNLAHFKSIVPNNTVLALRRAYYACVTYIDHEIGRVLNELYSSRFSNNTIIVFLSDHGFHLGENGEWSKNTVFKLAAWAPLMLHIPGLTNQEIRTNQLVEFVDLFPTLVEAVGHKPLKICPRYSRKIALCAEGTSLLPLISKPDEPLKMAAFTQIMRSPKFFGYALITNKYRYTEWTFADRQTNITRIKWKETKAKELYDHLIDPKENYNIADNTNYTNIQANLRKILHLGWREAVIDKPSGGNRIYIDLDQRQSFVGNIEGEISKSKVNKMFSDSNITEMSRAGRNSTIKWHGNRRLYLPNPDPRTFLIETMISYILIFVLIGSFLALLCQRTIKGMHS; this is translated from the exons ATGGCAGTTTATCGGACTATAAACACGTTATCATATATACAG GCATGTATATACCTGGATGTTTTTTGGCGAAACCTGTTCTGCCTGCTTTTACTCTCACTCTTCACAAAAGCTACTGGGTCCCCAAGGAATATTCTCTTCATAATGTCTGATGATCTCAGACCGGAAATCGGCGCCTACATTAACCAGGACACATCTCCTCCATTGAATCAGCATATCTACACCCCGAACCTTGATAAACTGGCAAGAAAGAGCATAGTATTTCACAAAGCGTATGTGCAATCCCCACTGTGTGCCCCGAGCCGAGCATCGTTACTCACAGGAAGGCGTCCTGATACAACCGACGTCCACACATTTGTAAATTTAAGAGGACGAAAGAGGTCAAATTTTACAACTATCCCACAATACTTTAAACAGCAAGGCTACACTTCTATAGGCATGGGAAAAATCTTTCACGATGGACCGACACCTGCCTATGATGACCCTATATCTTGGTCGGAGCCTTTCTGGCGCGGAGTCCCTAATCATGAGAGCGAGTGCTGTAGCTGGAAGGCAGTGCCCGAAACAGCACTCAAAAATAAACCTTTGAAAGACCAACAGGTAGCTGACCGTGCTGTTAAGACAATACGGAAATTAGCCATTGCACGTAAAGATAGTAAACCTTTTTTCCTTGCTGTTGGTTTCAAGAAACCTCATTTACCTTTCGTATTTCCTGACAAGTTTCTTAAGTATTATCCACAAGACGACATTGTTTTGCCAGAAAATCGTGACATTCCTGTAAATATGCCCAGGATAGCGTGGAGCCCATTGACTTATTTAAAGACATTTGATGATATTAATGTTCTGAATCTTGCACATTTTAAATCTATAGTTCCTAATAACACTGTCTTAGCTCTTCGAAGAGCGTACTACGCATGCGTGACATATATTGATCATGAAATTGGACGTGTATTAAATGAACTGTATAGTTCGAGGTTCAGTAACAACACGATAATAGTTTTTCTAAGCGACCATGGATTTCATCTAGGTGAAAACGGTGAATGGAGTAAGAACACGGTATTTAAGTTAGCCGCCTGGGCGCCTTTGATGTTGCACATCCCAGGACTGACGAATCAAGAGATACGTACCAATCAGCTCGTGGAATTTGTTGACTTGTTTCCTACGTTAGTCGAAGCCGTAGGACATAAACCATTAAAAATATGTCCTAGGTATTCAAGAAAGATAGCTCTTTGCGCCGAAGGTACGAGTCTTCTCCCTTTAATTTCTAAACCGGACGAACCTCTAAAAATGGCGGCATTTACACAAATTATGCGGTCTCCTAAATTTTTCGGTTATGCTTTGATAACGAATAAGTACCGGTATACAGAATGGACTTTCGCTGACCGTCAAACAAATATTACAAGGATCAAATGGAAAGAAACGAAAGCAAAAGAACTCTACGATCATTTAATAGATCCAAAAGAAAATTATAACATAGCCGACAATACAAACTATACAAATATCCAAGCAAATTTGAGGAAAATACTTCATTTGGGCTGGAGGGAAGCCGTTATTGATAAACCTTCTGGCGGAAACAGAATATATATTGACCTAGATCAAAGACAGTCATTTGTGGGGAATATTGAAGGAGAAAtaagtaaaagtaaagtaaataaaatgtttagtgaCAGCAATATAACTGAGATGTCCAGAGCTGGGAGAAACTCGACTATAAAATGGCATGGCAATAGAAGGTTATACCTGCCGAATCCCGACCCAAGAACTTTTCTTATTGAAACAATGATAAGTTATATATTAATCTTCGTGTTGATTGGGAGTTTTCTAGCTTTGTTGTGCCAAAGGACGATTAAAGGTATGCATTCATAG